The proteins below come from a single Torulaspora delbrueckii CBS 1146 chromosome 5, complete genome genomic window:
- the BBC1 gene encoding Bbc1p (similar to Saccharomyces cerevisiae BBC1 (YJL020C); ancestral locus Anc_5.170) gives MSEPHPPFQVVAQFPYKSEYEDDLNFEKDQIITVTSIEDDEWYYGDFKNKGGELVEGIFPKSFVTVKSKEEPIETIKPDVSEEEADQFVDAKAFESPDVQRRRSIFNRDEPALKPRESEFFENENVPVKKTVVANPPQFYAPPPISDLETKTKGETKKPNVPEPVNKAGVENPNSAVKESDELPQVSLKERIALLKEQQRIQEEREKEMQSKLSKEAEEAEAAEKPTEGIPEENPEEIPITSTKLNESEQADAPQHVTGLTEEPVVPHLEETAATEKVAVEKPNEEDENEEEDENEEEDEEDSEEARRAALRERMAKLAGAGRFGGPAGFNPFGMPAGGSVGSSEPRKKKAVKQESQDESEMPKVVPVMPFADPNAVPFLTKKPTTSGVKTEENNEETSQSSPIKPQPESPILSVQPNKSLDPSSLDTPGFQADEEEAGEKGAYFEAEEFTGPDDDVKIPEPEEVIVGELPPSESTEGYQSSDDNIDESLDYTEAAAKPTLPDTSSKEPIVLPTPSIPTKLNDQERAALSSESPVPDLPLSDIPPTIPVGKGLVPETPKSVDIPLKDSPDLKPEAPPVPNVDISKLASPPHPPKPPVSAVPPIPSDIPIKTPHPPHEYEAPAADMKKRSGPPPPPPVPAPTKGQDVPPPPPHSLPSSKAPPPPPPPAAPAPPKEAPPSSVSSGVPPNPPVPVPPASSAPVMPSSHPQPPLPPSVAATRSVAPISKRTTTKEGLESLHESAVNFDPSEQWWLKKTTPTKLFSHKVNYLMEVDDHLIKKRLHQEIMIRDFYFLFEDYFQLQLTLTFDVNNPQASVQSSQRFIALKSQPDLLKKNSEEYGHYIYEQALSLVHSQTPSLVDTILQQLGNDIIKPIESRTYGIPLFSHKAGQALDSSSLLTIRAGDILVIRKGKFETHKMIGPKETVSVGTDATPYVSVVSDFDATKNKIRVIEEREGKVVQAAYKIDHMKSGKLKVFRVVGRSYVGW, from the coding sequence ATGAGCGAACCGCATCCCCCGTTCCAAGTAGTTGCACAGTTTCCTTATAAGTCAGAATACGAAGATGACTTGAATTTCGAGAAAGATCAGATCATAACGGTTActtccattgaagatgatgagtGGTATTATGGTGACTTTAAGAACAAAGGTGGTGAATTAGTGGAAGGAATTTTTCCCAAGAGTTTTGTCACTGTAAAGAGTAAGGAGGAGCCAATTGAAACGATAAAACCTGACGtatctgaagaagaagcggATCAATTTGTAGATGCCAAAGCCTTTGAGTCACCAGACGTTCAGAGAAGGCGTTCCATTTTCAACCGGGACGAACCAGCCCTCAAGCCAAGAGAAAGTGAGTTCTTTGAGAATGAGAATGTTCCTGTGAAGAAGACAGTGGTAGCCAATCCTCCGCAGTTCTATGCACCACCACCTATTAGTGATCTGGAAACCAAGACGAAGGGTGAGACAAAGAAGCCTAACGTTCCTGAACCCGTTAATAAGGCTGGCGTAGAAAACCCTAATAGTGCGGTCAAAGAGTCTGATGAATTACCACAGGTCAGCTTAAAGGAAAGAATTGCTTTACTTAAAGAGCAGCAAAGGATACAAGAAGAACGTGAGAAAGAAATGCAAAGTAAGCTTTCTAAGGAGGCTGAAGAGGCCGAAGCTGCCGAGAAACCAACTGAAGGTATTCCCGAGGAGAATCCCGAGGAGATACCTATAACTTCAACGAAACTAAATGAATCGGAGCAAGCAGATGCTCCTCAACATGTCACTGGGTTGACAGAGGAGCCTGTCGTCCCTCATCTTGAGGAGACAGCTGCCACTGAAAAAGTAGCAGTCGAAAAGCCAAATGAGGAAGACGAgaatgaagaggaagacgagaatgaagaggaagacgaGGAAGATAGCGAGGAAGCAAGACGTGCTGCATTGAGGGAGAGGATGGCAAAGCTTGCCGGTGCCGGCAGGTTTGGAGGGCCAGCTGGTTTTAATCCTTTTGGCATGCCTGCCGGCGGTTCAGTTGGCTCCAGTGAGCccaggaagaagaaggcgGTTAAGCAGGAATCTCAAGACGAAAGTGAGATGCCCAAAGTTGTTCCCGTCATGCCGTTTGCTGATCCTAATGCCGTCCCGTTCTTGACCAAAAAACCAACAACTTCAGGTGTCAAGACCGAAGAAAacaatgaagaaacttcacAAAGCTCTCCCATTAAACCGCAACCAGAGAGTCCAATATTGTCAGTTCAACCTAAcaaatctcttgatccTTCCTCTTTAGACACTCCTGGTTTTCaagctgatgaagaagaggccGGTGAGAAAGGTGCCTACTTcgaagctgaagaattcaCGGGACccgatgatgatgtgaagATTCCTGAGCCAGAAGAGGTCATTGTCGGAGAATTGCCGCCATCCGAATCCACCGAAGGCTACCAATCCTCTGATGACAATATAGATGAAAGTTTGGACTATACAGAAGCAGCTGCCAAGCCCACACTCCCAGATACTTCGTCAAAAGAACCTATTGTATTGCCTACACCTAGCATTCCAACTAAATTAAACGATCAAGAAAGGGCCGCTTTAAGCTCAGAGTCCCCTGTGCCCGATCTTCCACTGAGTGACATCCCACCTACGATTCCAGTTGGAAAAGGACTTGTACCGGAAACACCAAAGTCCGTGGATATTCCTTTGAAGGACTCCCCtgatttgaaaccagaaGCTCCTCCAGTACCTAACGTCGACATCTCCAAACTGGCTTCTCCACCTCATCCACCTAAGCCACCAGTTTCTGCTGTTCCTCCTATACCATCTGATATACCAATCAAAACGCCTCATCCACCGCATGAGTATGAGGCTCCTGCCGCAgatatgaagaagagaagtGGTCCTCCTCCTCCACCGCCAGTTCCTGCCCCAACTAAAGGCCAAGATGTGCCACCTCCCCCACCTCACTCTTTGCCGTCATCTAAGGcacctccaccaccacctccTCCAGCTGCTCCGGCACCTCCTAAAGAAGCTCCTCCTTCCAGCGTAAGTTCAGGCGTACCTCCAAATCCACCTGTTCCAGTTCCGCCGGCCTCTAGTGCCCCCGTAATGCCATCCTCGCATCCTCAGCCTCCTTTACCTCCATCGGTAGCAGCTACCAGATCTGTTGCTCCAATTTCTAAGAGGACCACTACCAAGGAAGGTTTGGAGTCTCTGCATGAATCTGCTGTGAATTTTGATCCTAGCGAGCAATGGTGGTTAAAGAAAACCACGCCAACCAAGCTCTTTAGTCATAAGGTGAACTATCTGATGGAAGTAGATGACCATCTTATTAAGAAGAGATTACACCAAGAAATCATGATTAGAGATTTTTACTTCTTGTTCGAGGACTACTTTCAGTTGCAGCTGACCTTGACCTTTGACGTCAATAATCCACAGGCATCTGTGCAGTCAAGCCAAAGGTTCATCGCCCTGAAGAGCCAGCCAGAcctattgaagaaaaactctGAAGAATATGGTCATTACATATATGAGCAAGCGTTGTCTCTAGTCCATTCTCAAACGCCCAGTCTGGTAGATACGATACTCCAACAACTAGGCAATGATATTATAAAGCCTATCGAGTCAAGGACCTACGGAATACCATTATTCAGTCATAAAGCTGGCCAGGCCCTTGATAGTAGTAGCTTGTTAACTATCCGGGCAGGAGACATCCTGGTTATCCGCAAAGGCAAGTTCGAAACACATAAAATGATCGGTCCCAAGGAAACAGTGTCAGTGGGCACAGATGCCACTCCGTACGTTAGCGTGGTTAGCGACTTTGACGCTAccaagaataaaattaGAGTGATTGAGGAAAGAGAGGGAAAAGTTGTTCAGGCCGCTTATAAGATTGATCACATGAAGAGTGGCAAGCTAAAGGTGTTTAGGGTTGTCGGAAGAAGTTACGTTGGCTGGTAA
- the PEX35 gene encoding Pex35p (similar to Saccharomyces cerevisiae YGR168C; ancestral locus Anc_5.169), whose product MTVLDTIVRYISASYAGKGRPLSRLLITRIISIYGISTLLFLVRLRRLRTSEQRVSEICKFWRNSSAMAIVSTSVPVLRRLTNLENSQILWSTSIGASLWTTTELPSWLASYVAVESVSETIISMKSVKETIVHMAPSSLVISKQFLLSLIVPLFYTRFKMSKKTSGATRFLFGKRSLVQDFVLFYCIWNFLSVYNSFKRFLLEKRRNKGYYPQSNSSRQVDDWPMISGNLKPLMDKLGEIHEITLHDSYSLFEKLMNSAAIKNVVPCFRWAVWRQLCVKTLHHSPPKYFVNTNLMKSITLMLGFFVLDGNNSSMDVRPGVLRYLIRCILNTYLQDTSLNVQKTITFLFSHLALYSSKQRPNYV is encoded by the coding sequence ATGACAGTTTTGGACACAATAGTGAGATACATTAGTGCCAGTTATGCGGGCAAAGGAAGACCACTAAGTCGGTTATTGATAACTCGTATCATCTCGATCTATGGGATCTCTACATTGTTGTTTCTTGTGCGATTGAGGAGGTTGAGGACTTCTGAGCAACGTGTTTCTGAAATTTGCAAGTTTTGGAGGAATTCAAGTGCTATGGCAATCGTATCGACTTCAGTTCCGGTACTTCGACGTCTCACtaatttggaaaattcCCAGATCCTATGGTCAACAAGCATTGGAGCTTCTCTCTGGACAACTACTGAGCTCCCCAGCTGGCTAGCTTCGTACGTGGCCGTGGAATCTGTCTCTGAGACAATTATCTCAATGAAAAGCGTGAAAGAAACCATAGTTCATATGGCGCCTTCGAGTCTGGTTATAAGCAAGCAATTTTTATTAAGTCTCATTGTTCCATTATTCTATACTCGATTTAAGATGAGCAAGAAAACATCTGGGGCGACTCGATTTCTGTTCGGAAAACGTTCACTAGTACAAGACTTTGTGCTCTTCTACTGCATCTGGAACTTCCTATCAGTTTacaattctttcaaacgTTTCTTGCTGGAAAAGAGACGAAACAAGGGCTATTATCCACAGAGTAACTCGTCCCGACAGGTCGATGACTGGCCGATGATTTCGGGGAATTTGAAGCCACTAATGGATAAGCTCGGGGAGATCCACGAGATAACACTGCATGACAGTTACTCActatttgagaaattaaTGAATTCGGCAGCAATAAAAAACGTTGTACCTTGTTTTAGATGGGCAGTATGGAGACAACTATGCGTCAAGACACTACACCATTCTCCACCCAAATATTTCGTGAACACGAACCTGATGAAATCAATCACTCTAATGTTGGGATTCTTTGTGCTAGATGGTAACAACAGCAGTATGGACGTGAGACCGGGAGTATTAAGATATCTGATCCGGTGTATTCTAAACACGTATTTGCAAGATACTTCTCTCAATGTCCAAAAGACAATCACATTCCTATTTTCCCACCTGGCATTGTACAGCAGTAAACAACGACCCAATTATGTGTAA
- the CLC1 gene encoding clathrin light chain CLC1 (similar to Saccharomyces cerevisiae CLC1 (YGR167W); ancestral locus Anc_5.168) has product MSDLENETFAAGNNANGEPDLLENESVNENQGQFQDEIDESEVATTGSNNVSAVAEWKEKREAQIEARDKADREAKERLQEEAVKHIDDFYENYNRKKSQQLETVKKESEEFLKKKNEFFSQENTTTWDRVLQLINEDDADVLGGRDRSKFKEILQRLKGNTSAPAA; this is encoded by the coding sequence ATGTCAGATTTGGAGAACGAAACTTTTGCCGCAGGAAATAATGCAAATGGTGAACCTGATCTTTTAGAGAACGAGTCTGTGAATGAAAATCAGGGACAGTTCCAAGacgaaattgatgaatCCGAAGTGGCCACTACCGGATCTAACAATGTCTCTGCCGTTGCAGAATGGAAAGAGAAACGTGAAGCACAGATCGAAGCGAGAGACAAGGCCGATCGTGAAGCTAAGGAAAGActgcaagaagaagctgtgAAACACATCGATGATTTCTATGAGAATTACAATAGGAAAAAGTCTCAGCAGTTGGAGActgtgaagaaagagtcagaggaatttttgaagaagaagaatgagTTTTTTTCTCAGGAAAACACTACGACGTGGGATCGTgtcttgcaattgatcaatgagGATGACGCAGATGTGCTTGGCGGTAGAGATAGATCTAAATTCAAGGAGATTTTGCAAAGGCTAAAGGGCAACACAAGCGCGCCAGCCGCTTAG
- the TRS65 gene encoding Trs65p (similar to Saccharomyces cerevisiae KRE11 (YGR166W); ancestral locus Anc_5.167), with protein sequence MECYIPLDRLIANDDIAQLAKSHESRKFVLFDEDLKMVLRSKGTLRRFEAWINDAKVYSSSIDSTFDRVGNVWQLKSGICARHFFRSSVAMNNGYNNLIKFTIDYDESSENNQTTTPLNGEMSESDDDILPSFEPVSWESSIIKHTKHLNLESASQAETERTELVYPIYSLLNMRLRNSSLRPRHSVISSLDFQTSKASIQLSQKYLPKQSFELVFQEVLYELVDKDTHIPLNPICPLKTPFKCVAYDSWSLTYQLPIVSGTTPHRVSIALNYILSVPETQLQIPVMTKWETDVTLKRPMSSNSISQVSSAISTPRLYGISPRNNVLNSTISLVNNKSNNVRFKFVTNKVVVTKGEKFTLQLQIFNSSASALNMVVYYNNKVPLPDQQSSPVPLDKQFQLYKRQCKVSEGIILLSNDYKIPTIEPHETYLVDLDFIGIMSGLYSTLSGLKMIDLKTSEVIEIGQGCSIFVN encoded by the coding sequence ATGGAGTGCTATATACCGTTAGATAGGCTGATAGCAAACGATGACATTGCTCAGTTAGCTAAATCTCACGAATCGAGAAAGTTTGTGCTGTTCGATGAGGACTTAAAGATGGTACTACGGTCTAAGGGTACGCTACGACGGTTCGAAGCGTGGATTAATGATGCTAAAGTTTACAGTTCATCAATCGACAGTACATTCGATCGCGTAGGTAATGTTTGGCAACTGAAAAGTGGGATTTGTGCGAGACACTTCTTTCGATCCAGCGTTGCAATGAATAATGGGTATAACAatctgatcaaattcacaaTCGACTACGATGAGAGCTCGGAAAATAATCAGACTACAACTCCATTGAATGGAGAGATGAGCGAgagtgatgatgatattttaCCCAGTTTTGAACCTGTCTCGTGGGAAAGTTCGATCATTAAACATACAAAGCACCTGAATCTGGAGTCTGCAAGCCAAGCAGAAACCGAACGTACAGAATTGGTATATCCAATATACTCCTTACTGAATATGAGACTGCGAAACTCATCATTAAGACCGCGTCATTCAGTCATATCCTCTTTGGATTTCCAAACCTCGAAGGCATCGATCCAGCTCAGTCAAAAATACTTGCCCAAACAATCATTCGAACTGGTATTCCAAGAAGTTCTCTACGAATTAGTCGACAAGGATACTCACATCCCACTGAACCCAATTTGTCCCCTCAAGACTCCCTTCAAATGCGTTGCCTACGATAGCTGGAGTCTCACCTATCAATTGCCCATAGTCTCAGGAACTACACCTCATCGTGTCAGCATCGCTTTGAATTACATCTTATCAGTACCTGAGACTCAACTACAAATTCCCGTCATGACCAAGTGGGAAACAGACGTAACTCTGAAGAGACCTATGAGCAGTAATAGTATATCACAGGTATCTTCCGCCATATCTACACCAAGACTATACGGCATCTCCCCACGGAACAACGTTCTAAACTCCACAATTTCTCTAGTTAACAACAAGTCCAACAACGTCAGATTCAAGTTCGTCACCAACAAAGTTGTCGTAACAAAGGGCGAGAAGTTCACCctccaattgcaaatcTTCAACTCATCGGCCTCTGCACTCAACATGGTCGTCtactacaacaacaaggTGCCCTTGCCGGATCAACAGTCATCTCCAGTGCCATTGGACAAGCAATTTCAACTATACAAACGTCAGTGCAAGGTATCAGAGGGTATTATTCTACTTTCAAATGACTATAAGATTCCAACTATAGAGCCGCACGAAACCTACCTCGTTGATCTCGATTTCATTGGTATAATGTCGGGACTCTACTCGACTCTCTCCGGACTCAAGATGATCGATCTCAAGACTAGTGAAGTAATCGAGATAGGCCAAGGTTGTTCAATATtcgtcaattga
- the MRPS35 gene encoding mitochondrial 37S ribosomal protein mS45 (similar to Saccharomyces cerevisiae MRPS35 (YGR165W); ancestral locus Anc_5.166), with the protein MFLINASKPLGAGSPVVVYQQVRNISRRRIAYPFYPFKRLGRQHPKKHDSNLKSAMRQFLGPRNYKGEYVMNKYFRAPTNHVPNYVKPDLERGQSLQHPISGENVVLKYDGTFGEAPENRRLQQIPERRLLQPFPNNPHCKTNHLISEELKMKIYNDIQIEGLSTQQVSQNYGLKVTRVEAIVKLMEIEQKWAKRNNINEDLEAMASTMYKMFPIFEPESRKTRENLSEIPVPQKALSSRFLTIAESEPFGPIDAAKLLELEPATTTLEKLSTVGEHSAGHSATNKNKRKVVYGELLQDEKSMFKFTKARVGSVGFRYGRVNRDNKKDRKIGFNELGQMIYI; encoded by the exons ATGTTTCTTATCAATGCTTCGAAGCCCCTGGGAGCTGGTAGCCCTGTGGTTGTTTATCAGCAGGTGAGAAACATCTCAAGAAGGAGGATAGCGTACCCTTTCTATCCATTCAAGAGACTGGGTAGACAGCATCCAAAAAAACATGATTCTAACCTTAAATCTGCTATGAGGCAATTCTTGGGCCCTAGGAACTATAAGGGTGAATACGTGATGAATAAATACTTTAGAGCACCCACGAATCATGTTCCCAACTATGTGAAGCCAGATCTGGAGAGGGGCCAGAGTTTACAACATCCCATCAGTGGTGAGAACGTTGTTTTGAAGTATGACGGGACTTTTGGTGAGGCACCAGAGAATAGGCGTTTGCAACAGATTCCAGAGAGGAGACTGCTGCAACCTTTCCCTAATAATCCACATTGCAAAACGAATCATCTAATAAGTGAAGagctgaagatgaaaatttATAATGATATCCAGATTGAAGGTCTTTCTACACAGCAGGTTTCTCAAAACTACGGTTTGAAAGTGACCAGAGTGGAAGCCATTGTGAAACTAATGGAAATTGAGCAAAAATGGGCCAAACGT AACAATATTAATGAGGATTTAGAAGCAATGGCATCGACAATGTACAAGATGTTCCCCATTTTTGAACCAGAATCTAGAAAGACACGGGAAAATTTAAGTGAAATCCCTGTCCCACAAAAGGCTCTTTCATCTCGTTTCCTGACCATTGCAGAATCTGAGCCATTTGGCCCCATTGATGCTGCAAAGCTTCTGGAATTAGAGCCCGCTACAACTACTTTGGAGAAACTCTCTACAGTGGGTGAACATTCCGCAGGTCATTCTGCaaccaacaagaacaaacgCAAAGTTGTCTATGGCGAATTGCTTCAGGATGAGAAGTCAATGTTCAAATTCACCAAGGCTCGTGTAGGTAGCGTTGGTTTTCGTTACGGTCGTGTCAATCGTGACAACAAGAAAGATCGGAAGATTGGGTTCAATGAACTGGGACAGATGATTTACATATAA
- the MPS3 gene encoding Mps3p (similar to Saccharomyces cerevisiae MPS3 (YJL019W); ancestral locus Anc_5.165): MSGFKETDSIHNKSLKSAYADLLLEKVGNGAKSVVYDGDDESCEEGELGMIEENEDELDSDYYGKFKRSILKEGRDDESDKVSEMSADDDRWLDDNSTLDEDYTDEADRSFYGEEKEEYPADETFHYEEEPQPGLTSKKWFMIGLSFIMVLFLGPMINGLLSSGGTSLTQAGMPAIQKQINHIYSELNTREQRSKSDFDKTIKVVISQFEKKIKELLPSNVMKLQNQLESLSNKVNNLSFSLSQWENKQTPIFSIDNVTEWQSRLVEELNAQLPQQIPVVIDNDTSMLVLPELGKYMAQIASSLVQQSEEPRVDHFLKYDLNSYVKEILSNEFQYVDRSFFLNELNRRMQLNNHEIWQEMNDRVEQLKHENSSPTGSVPQQYSNILLKKLVNQIYNANQHQWEEDLDFATFAQGTKLLNHLTSRTWAQGNAIGPVELLQDAKYSSTTYWQCAGDRDCTWAIRFKDPVYITRLSYLHGRFNKNLHMMNSAPKMISVYVKLAKSDKNIEVQKLIKLAKSFKQGQPLSKDNQHIRIGQYDYSLTDNKVRQALPLPAWFIQLKPLVRSIVFEVNENYGNKRFTSLRKFIINAVTPEDLQIMETNTFPFISNEPPEYATPVSDSKSLQIDEQLLRRQSSADDVAHTLTGAIPSFGQDEVDS, from the coding sequence ATGAGTGGGTTCAAAGAGACGGATAGCATCCATAATAAGTCTCTAAAGTCTGCGTATGCGGATTTGCTGCTTGAAAAGGTTGGCAATGGCGCCAAATCGGTTGTTTATGATGGAGATGATGAGAGTTGCGAAGAAGGTGAGTTGGGTATGATTGAGGAAAATGAGGATGAACTTGATAGTGATTATTATGGAAAGTTCAAGAGgtcaattttgaaagaaggGAGGGATGATGAGTCGGATAAGGTGTCGGAGATGAGTGCGGATGATGATAGGTGGCTTGACGACAACAGTACATTAGATGAGGATTATACAGATGAGGCCGATAGGAGCTTCTATGGCgaggagaaggaagagTACCCTGCGGATGAGACGTTTCACTATGAGGAAGAACCGCAGCCGGGTTTGACATCTAAGAAATGGTTCATGATAGGTTTGTCATTCATTATGGTTTTGTTTTTAGGACCCATGATCAATGGATTGCTGTCTTCTGGGGGTACTAGTTTGACACAAGCTGGGATGCCTGCAATACAGAAACAGATCAATCATATTTATAGTGAACTCAATACGAGGGAGCAGAGATCAAAATCCGATTTCGACAAAACTATTAAAGTCGTAATATCCcagtttgaaaagaagataaagGAGTTATTGCCTTCGAACGTGATgaaattgcaaaatcaGCTGGAATCGCTTTCTAACAAAGTGAATAACCTATCGTTCTCACTTTCACAATGGGAAAATAAACAGACACCcatcttttccattgatAACGTTACAGAATGGCAAAGCCGGCTGGTCGAGGAGTTGAACGCACAACTGCCGCAGCAAATTCCTGTGGTGATAGACAATGATACTTCGATGCTTGTGCTACCGGAATTGGGGAAATACATGGCACAAATCGCATCTAGCCTAGTGCAACAAAGTGAAGAGCCCCGAGTGGACCATTTTCTAAAATATGATCTGAACTCTTACGTGAAGGAGATCTTGTCGAATGAATTCCAATACGTGGACAGgagtttctttctcaatgaGTTGAACCGCAGAATGCAACTGAACAATCATGAGATCTGGCAAGAAATGAATGACAGAGTAGAACAATTGAAGCATGAAAATAGTTCTCCAACTGGTTCTGTACCGCAGCAGTACTCGAACATCCTTCTCAAGAAACTAGTCAATCAGATTTACAATGCCAATCAGCACCAAtgggaagaagatttggatTTCGCTACTTTTGCACAGGGGACTAAGCTACTTAACCATCTGACATCGCGGACATGGGCTCAAGGCAATGCAATAGGTCCAGTTGAACTGTTGCAGGATGCAAAATATAGTTCAACGACTTACTGGCAGTGTGCAGGTGACCGCGATTGTACATGGGCCATTAGGTTTAAAGATCCCGTCTACATCACACGCCTATCTTATCTTCATGGCAGATTCAACAAGAACCTTCATATGATGAACTCTGCTCCAAAAATGATATCAGTCTATGTGAAACTGGCAAAGTCTGATAAGAACATCGAAGTGCAGAAGTTAATCAAGCTGGCAAAGTCTTTCAAACAAGGTCAACCCCTCTCCAAGGACAACCAACATATAAGAATCGGTCAGTATGATTACAGTCTAACAGATAACAAAGTAAGACAAGCGCTACCTTTGCCTGCGTGGTTCATTCAGCTAAAACCACTGGTTCGATCAATCGTATTCGAGGTCAACGAAAACTACGGAAACAAGAGATTCACATCCCTAAGGAAATTTATCATTAACGCGGTTACCCCAGAAGATCTGCAAATAATGGAGACAAACACATTCCCCTTTATTTCGAATGAGCCACCCGAGTATGCCACACCTGTGTCCGATTCAAAATCACTGCAGATAGATGAACAGCTACTTAGAAGACAGTCATCTGCCGATGACGTCGCTCACACACTTACAGGCGCCATTCCTTCTTTTGGTCAAGATGAAGTCGACAGTTag